Proteins from a single region of Haloarchaeobius litoreus:
- a CDS encoding sugar phosphate nucleotidyltransferase, which produces MDAVLLAGGYATRLWPLTRTRPKMMLPLGTGTVMDRALSALEAEERVDTVYVSTNARFEAEFARFLDRSDYTKPVLSVEETTGEAEKLGVVGALAQLVDRESVDDDLLVVAGDNVVGFDLESFLDFFEQTGTTTLAAYDVGSREAASAYGLVETDGTRVVDFQEKPADPRSTLVSIACYVFPRPVVGLLDRYIEAGEDPDEPGWFVQWLQDRRSVHAYTFDEQWFDVGTPESYLDAVEWTLEGDVTVASDAEVVDSELGPNVHVLPGATVVDSELRSTVVFPQAEVRNASLDRSLVDEHAQITDVDLQGSLVGQYTAIPGA; this is translated from the coding sequence ATGGACGCTGTGCTCCTCGCCGGGGGCTACGCCACCCGGCTCTGGCCACTGACCCGCACCCGACCGAAGATGATGCTCCCGCTCGGCACGGGGACGGTGATGGACCGGGCGCTCTCGGCGCTGGAGGCGGAGGAGCGAGTCGACACCGTGTACGTCAGTACGAACGCGCGCTTCGAGGCGGAGTTCGCGCGGTTCCTCGACCGGAGCGACTACACGAAACCGGTGCTCTCCGTGGAGGAGACGACCGGCGAGGCCGAGAAGCTGGGGGTCGTCGGCGCGCTCGCACAGCTCGTCGACCGGGAGTCCGTTGACGACGACCTGCTCGTGGTCGCGGGGGACAACGTGGTCGGGTTCGACCTTGAGTCGTTCCTCGACTTCTTCGAGCAGACGGGAACGACGACGCTCGCGGCCTACGACGTCGGCTCGAGGGAGGCCGCGAGCGCGTACGGTCTCGTCGAGACCGACGGGACACGCGTCGTGGACTTCCAGGAGAAACCGGCGGACCCACGGAGCACGCTCGTCTCCATCGCCTGCTACGTGTTCCCCCGACCCGTCGTCGGCCTCCTCGACCGCTACATCGAGGCCGGGGAGGACCCTGACGAACCCGGCTGGTTCGTCCAGTGGCTCCAGGACCGGCGGTCGGTCCACGCCTACACCTTCGACGAGCAGTGGTTCGACGTCGGCACACCGGAGAGCTACCTCGACGCGGTCGAGTGGACGCTGGAGGGCGACGTGACGGTCGCCTCCGACGCCGAGGTGGTCGACTCCGAGCTGGGCCCCAACGTCCATGTGCTCCCCGGGGCCACCGTCGTCGACAGCGAGCTCAGGTCGACCGTCGTCTTCCCGCAGGCGGAGGTACGGAACGCCTCCCTCGACCGGTCGCTGGTCGACGAGCACGCCCAGATCACGGACGTCGACCTGCAGGGCTCGCTGGTCGGTCAGTACACCGCGATTCCAGGTGCGTGA
- a CDS encoding glycosyltransferase family 4 protein codes for MSDIAIFHDRLDLFGGGEAVCTATIEALQDEHELTVFTRALPPVAELDEFYGTTIDRSSVRFRTGRGRPSQRTLARLGEVTDRRLGVALQSLRRAAFVRWVQRETRDADLVVSTAGEFPFEPPTVVYYHKHGLPATETLDRGRRWLSELLTAGVGTARPDGAMLANSGWTADRVARDYGTRPAVCYPPVDTTDLPAGQPWGERESGFVTVGRIAPEKNVLRNLEIVERLVDRGHDVHLHIVGHAHDRRYTERVERRTSDLEFVTYEGKVDRDRLLSLLGSHRYGLHGREQEHFGIAVAEQVASGMLPFVPDSGGQREVVGELSTLLYSSVEEAVDSISTVLDSGAEQDRLREQLPDVESEFGRERFRRTIRSVVDSVLTEGSAAATPAAGG; via the coding sequence ATGTCGGACATCGCCATCTTCCACGACCGCCTCGACCTGTTCGGCGGTGGCGAGGCGGTCTGTACCGCCACCATCGAGGCGCTCCAGGACGAACACGAGCTGACCGTGTTCACGCGGGCGCTGCCCCCGGTCGCGGAGCTCGATGAGTTCTACGGCACGACCATCGACCGGTCGTCGGTGCGGTTCAGGACCGGGCGGGGCCGCCCGTCCCAGCGAACGCTCGCCCGTCTCGGCGAGGTCACCGACCGGCGGCTGGGGGTCGCGCTCCAGTCGCTCCGGCGGGCGGCGTTCGTCCGGTGGGTCCAGCGCGAGACGCGGGACGCCGACCTAGTCGTCTCGACGGCCGGCGAGTTCCCGTTCGAGCCCCCGACCGTGGTCTACTACCACAAGCACGGCCTACCGGCGACAGAGACGCTTGACCGTGGTCGTCGGTGGCTGTCGGAGCTCCTTACGGCCGGCGTCGGCACCGCACGTCCGGACGGGGCGATGCTCGCGAACTCGGGCTGGACGGCCGACCGTGTCGCCCGAGACTACGGCACGCGACCGGCCGTCTGCTACCCACCCGTGGACACGACCGACCTGCCCGCGGGACAGCCGTGGGGCGAGCGCGAATCCGGGTTCGTCACGGTCGGCCGCATCGCCCCCGAGAAGAACGTCCTCCGGAACCTGGAAATCGTCGAACGGCTGGTCGACCGTGGCCACGACGTCCACCTGCACATCGTGGGCCACGCCCACGACAGACGGTACACGGAGCGAGTCGAGCGACGGACGTCGGACCTGGAGTTCGTCACGTACGAGGGGAAGGTCGACCGTGACCGGTTGCTGTCGCTGCTCGGGAGCCACCGGTACGGCCTCCACGGCCGTGAACAAGAGCACTTCGGCATCGCGGTCGCCGAGCAGGTCGCGAGCGGCATGCTCCCGTTCGTCCCCGACAGCGGCGGCCAGCGAGAGGTCGTCGGCGAACTGTCGACCCTGCTCTACAGCTCCGTCGAGGAGGCGGTCGACTCCATCTCCACGGTGCTCGATTCCGGGGCCGAACAGGACCGGCTCCGCGAGCAGCTCCCGGACGTGGAGTCGGAGTTCGGCCGCGAACGGTTCCGCCGGACCATCCGGTCCGTCGTCGACTCGGTGCTGACGGAGGGGAGCGCTGCGGCGACACCCGCGGCGGGCGGGTGA
- a CDS encoding GMC family oxidoreductase — MSGAGQTPRAPSRDPDVCVVGSGPAGAILANSLAGRGHEVVVLEAGPRFDPSERLERMETSIRGSKPKAAVWDMGGERDRFRMDSNMPYRLNLARVKGVGGSSLHWGGTVPRFHEVDFERESRYGYASDWPFSYEDLRPYYAAAEREIGVAGTDDSPFSPPREHDFPVAPFPPSYSDRVLTEACEDLGIEVHTIPRAQVTEPYDGRSVCLAYGTCKPVCPSGSKYDATIHVDRAVEKGVRVLDRAPVQRLEHDASGDRVTHAVYETPSGERFRQPADHFVVACGSVETARLLLLSDSETYPDGLANSSGQVGRNLMSHPYVTGVGRLDQQTGQNEIGFSTTMTHQFYENEGGRPGSIQIEFLNNAEPALGTLATAKSTILDDFLDLTATPDRLGVWQDLLSEPIGTTSWGDELLEEMRSVYGTHLGLTATVEMLPDPENRVTLHPRRTDDHGNPIPDVSIHTGEFAEETLSFAEERIHEILAATGAEEIATTRGWSPHQSGTARMGEDPATSVVDARLRAHDLDNLSIVGASVFPTDTAVNPTLTIVAISLRAADDLDTSLG, encoded by the coding sequence ATGTCGGGGGCAGGACAGACACCACGGGCGCCGTCCAGGGACCCGGACGTCTGCGTCGTCGGGTCCGGGCCGGCGGGTGCCATCCTCGCCAACTCGCTGGCCGGCCGCGGACACGAGGTCGTCGTGCTGGAGGCCGGGCCGCGGTTCGACCCGAGCGAGCGCCTCGAGCGCATGGAGACCTCGATCCGGGGGTCGAAGCCGAAGGCGGCCGTCTGGGACATGGGTGGCGAGCGCGACCGCTTCCGGATGGACTCGAACATGCCGTACCGCCTGAACCTCGCCAGGGTGAAGGGTGTCGGGGGGAGCTCGCTCCACTGGGGTGGTACCGTCCCGCGCTTCCACGAGGTCGACTTCGAACGGGAGTCCAGGTACGGGTACGCCTCCGACTGGCCGTTCTCGTACGAGGACCTGCGGCCGTACTACGCGGCGGCAGAACGAGAGATCGGCGTGGCAGGGACGGACGACTCGCCGTTCTCGCCGCCCCGGGAGCACGACTTCCCGGTCGCGCCGTTCCCGCCGAGTTACTCGGACCGCGTCCTGACCGAAGCCTGTGAGGACCTCGGCATCGAGGTCCACACTATCCCACGCGCACAGGTCACGGAGCCGTACGACGGCCGGTCCGTCTGCCTCGCCTACGGTACCTGCAAGCCCGTCTGTCCGTCCGGGTCGAAGTACGACGCGACCATCCACGTCGACCGGGCGGTCGAGAAGGGCGTCCGGGTGCTCGACCGCGCCCCGGTCCAGCGCCTCGAACACGACGCGTCGGGCGACCGGGTCACACACGCGGTGTACGAGACGCCGTCCGGCGAGCGGTTCCGCCAGCCGGCAGACCACTTCGTCGTCGCCTGCGGCTCGGTCGAGACGGCACGGTTGCTCCTGCTCTCGGATTCGGAGACGTACCCCGACGGGCTCGCGAACTCCAGCGGCCAGGTTGGACGGAACTTAATGTCCCATCCCTACGTGACGGGCGTCGGCCGACTCGACCAGCAGACAGGACAGAACGAGATCGGCTTCTCGACGACGATGACACACCAGTTCTACGAGAACGAGGGTGGACGGCCCGGGAGCATCCAGATCGAGTTCCTCAACAACGCCGAACCGGCCCTCGGGACGCTGGCGACGGCGAAGTCGACGATCCTCGACGATTTCCTCGACCTGACCGCGACCCCGGACCGCTTGGGTGTCTGGCAGGACCTGCTGTCGGAGCCCATCGGGACGACGTCCTGGGGCGACGAACTCCTCGAGGAGATGCGGTCTGTGTACGGCACGCACCTCGGCCTGACGGCCACCGTGGAAATGCTCCCCGACCCTGAGAACCGGGTCACCCTGCACCCGAGGCGGACCGACGACCACGGCAACCCCATTCCGGACGTGTCCATCCACACCGGCGAGTTCGCCGAGGAGACGCTCTCGTTCGCCGAGGAACGGATTCATGAGATACTGGCGGCGACCGGCGCGGAGGAGATTGCGACCACCCGCGGCTGGTCCCCGCACCAGTCGGGCACCGCACGGATGGGCGAGGACCCTGCGACCAGCGTCGTCGACGCCCGGCTCAGAGCACACGACCTCGACAACCTCTCCATCGTCGGGGCGAGCGTGTTCCCGACCGACACAGCCGTCAATCCGACGCTCACCATCGTCGCGATCTCGCTTCGCGCGGCCGACGACCTGGACACGTCGCTGGGGTGA
- a CDS encoding flippase, translating into MDPAESSETTDDGPDLGSLLYGFARGSGILFIALAVELMFRFLGKVLIARVLGQVAFGVVVIGITTVTVASMIATVGLNKGVGRFYPRSDDEAYRRGVVISALQIAVPVSILAGGLVFLLAGPMATLVFDDPALTPVFRITALAIPFAVVVKMAVGAVQGRELTRPKILVQNVAMPFFRLAFFAGALLLGARAVGVAWAYTLAVVLPACLGVYYIHRYTDAFSPGEWRPMHRKMLSYSSPMMLRNTMTMILVQADTFLLGALATVAATGVYNTVYPLAMLITIGHKATDFLYLPLVSGLHADDARQEIGTIYRLVSKWLFIVSVPLLVVFGVFPELAIRWTYGPEYVSGALALTILVAGFFVDTVAGVNGRTLEAIGSTRVVMYATTIAATVNLALNWLLIPRYTVVGAAIATTVAYLLLNGIYTARLYQETGIVPVDRTIARFGVASLSLVALFAAVKFALLDPGLSGSLVLLAGFGLCYLVVVVVLGLDRPDVELLMRAERELGVDLAPVKRVVAPFVDW; encoded by the coding sequence ATGGACCCGGCTGAATCGTCCGAGACGACGGACGACGGTCCCGACCTCGGCTCGCTCCTCTACGGCTTCGCCCGGGGGAGTGGCATCCTGTTCATCGCGCTGGCCGTCGAGCTGATGTTCCGCTTCCTCGGGAAGGTGCTCATCGCGCGGGTGCTCGGCCAGGTCGCGTTCGGCGTCGTCGTCATCGGCATCACCACGGTCACCGTCGCCTCGATGATCGCGACGGTCGGGCTGAACAAGGGTGTCGGCCGCTTCTACCCGCGGTCCGACGACGAGGCGTATCGACGCGGTGTCGTGATCTCGGCCCTCCAGATCGCCGTGCCGGTCTCGATACTCGCCGGCGGCCTCGTCTTCCTGCTCGCGGGGCCGATGGCGACGCTCGTCTTCGACGACCCGGCCCTGACGCCGGTGTTCCGCATCACCGCCCTGGCCATCCCCTTCGCCGTGGTCGTGAAGATGGCCGTCGGAGCCGTGCAGGGACGCGAGCTGACCCGGCCGAAGATCCTCGTCCAGAACGTGGCGATGCCGTTCTTCCGGCTCGCGTTCTTCGCCGGTGCCCTGCTGCTCGGCGCACGAGCGGTCGGCGTGGCCTGGGCCTACACCCTCGCCGTGGTCCTCCCGGCCTGCCTTGGCGTCTACTACATCCACCGCTACACCGACGCGTTCTCGCCGGGCGAGTGGCGGCCGATGCACCGCAAGATGCTGTCGTACTCCTCTCCGATGATGCTCCGTAACACGATGACGATGATTCTGGTGCAGGCCGACACGTTCCTGCTCGGCGCGCTGGCGACCGTCGCAGCGACGGGCGTCTACAACACGGTGTACCCGCTCGCGATGCTCATCACCATCGGGCACAAGGCGACCGACTTCCTCTACCTGCCGCTGGTCTCCGGGCTCCACGCCGACGACGCGAGGCAGGAGATCGGCACCATCTACCGGCTCGTCTCGAAGTGGCTGTTCATCGTCAGCGTCCCCCTGCTCGTCGTGTTCGGCGTGTTCCCGGAGCTGGCGATCCGCTGGACCTACGGCCCGGAGTACGTCTCGGGGGCGCTCGCGCTCACCATCCTCGTCGCCGGGTTCTTCGTCGACACCGTCGCCGGCGTGAACGGTCGTACCCTCGAGGCCATCGGCTCAACGAGGGTCGTGATGTACGCGACGACCATCGCAGCGACGGTGAACCTCGCCCTCAACTGGCTGCTCATCCCCCGGTACACCGTCGTCGGCGCCGCCATCGCGACGACCGTCGCCTACCTCCTCCTGAACGGCATCTACACCGCGAGACTCTACCAGGAGACCGGCATCGTCCCGGTCGACCGGACGATCGCTCGCTTCGGCGTCGCCTCGCTGTCGCTCGTCGCGCTGTTCGCCGCCGTCAAGTTCGCCCTGCTCGACCCCGGTCTGTCGGGGAGTCTGGTGCTCCTGGCAGGGTTCGGACTGTGCTATCTCGTGGTCGTCGTCGTGCTCGGGCTCGACCGACCGGACGTGGAGCTCCTGATGCGGGCGGAACGCGAGCTGGGGGTCGATCTGGCGCCGGTGAAGCGTGTCGTCGCACCGTTCGTCGACTGGTGA
- a CDS encoding 3-deoxy-manno-octulosonate cytidylyltransferase: protein MRTVAVIPARMGSTRYPGKPLCDIHGLPMIEHVYRRTRMSDSLDATYIATPNEEIREAAEEFGAPVIMTGEHTRCTSRVAEAAQGLDADVVVVMQGDEPLIRPEMVDTAVEPMLDDPDIGCVNLASRIRDREVFEDENTVKVVLDGDDRALYFSREPIPNLHDVAFEDARVYEQVCAMPFRTELLQTFVELPETPLERAESIDMLRLLEHGFDVDVVETDVETHAVDTPADHERVNEMMAGDDLFAEYAPREA from the coding sequence ATGCGTACCGTCGCCGTCATTCCTGCACGGATGGGCTCGACACGGTATCCCGGGAAGCCGCTCTGTGACATCCACGGCCTCCCGATGATCGAACACGTCTACCGCCGGACCCGCATGAGCGACAGCCTCGACGCGACGTACATCGCGACCCCGAACGAGGAGATCAGGGAGGCTGCCGAGGAGTTCGGCGCCCCGGTCATCATGACGGGCGAGCACACCCGCTGCACCTCGCGGGTCGCCGAGGCTGCCCAGGGACTCGACGCGGACGTCGTCGTCGTCATGCAGGGTGACGAGCCGCTCATCCGCCCGGAGATGGTCGACACCGCGGTCGAACCGATGCTGGACGACCCGGACATCGGCTGTGTCAACCTCGCGAGCCGCATCCGCGACCGCGAGGTGTTCGAGGACGAGAACACGGTGAAGGTCGTGCTCGACGGGGACGACCGGGCGCTGTACTTCTCGCGCGAACCCATCCCGAACCTCCACGACGTGGCCTTCGAGGATGCGAGGGTCTACGAGCAGGTGTGTGCGATGCCGTTCCGCACGGAGTTACTGCAGACGTTCGTCGAGCTCCCGGAGACGCCGCTCGAACGGGCCGAGTCCATCGACATGCTCCGACTGCTGGAGCACGGCTTCGACGTCGACGTCGTCGAGACGGACGTCGAGACGCACGCGGTCGACACACCCGCAGACCACGAGCGGGTGAACGAGATGATGGCGGGCGACGACCTGTTCGCGGAGTACGCACCGCGCGAAGCCTGA
- a CDS encoding glycosyltransferase, which translates to MTETSVVIRSFNEADTIERVLDAVEAQAYRDFEVVLVDSGSTDGTLDVAAPRVDTVVEIDPRDFTFGYSLNVGCDAAEGRFLAFLSAHAIPTDEHWLGPMVENLRDDDVAMTYSRQRGVESTKLPEERHFKELFPDERKVQTPPDYFANNASSAIEKSLWEQHQFDEYLTGLEDIEWAKHFMDRGYVVVYEPEACIYHIHDESWEQVFTRFEREAIAAREIGVRSPGDAVHEYARLPVDIVGDVLAAVRRGELDGETLRNVLGFRFHQRRGAATGLRAEPELQENRYEFFYGGANEHVVVSEPGVASVEREPLPAVKPNDVLLAVTHVGVSDDDLALYHGESPPVETDTYPVTPGREYVGRVVDAGANVDRVAEGEVVVGEATLHCETCEHCTNGDRGRCPDRQRLGIDVDGSYSHYLVVPSDHVHAVPSSLTHPTATLARPLATVLDGLERVGGLQNGQSRVAVLGGGLLGNLSASLLASEGSDVTVFEDRSTFRDALPSSVHARGAAAGQLTAFDLVLETGGSTASLDAAVGSAAPRVVLLGAPYPDESLTADGGAALDRDVTVATVVDPSPSQYDAALDRLTELRADGLTGQVLPFEEYERAWAAADRELRTVLSVNGR; encoded by the coding sequence ATGACCGAGACGAGCGTCGTCATCAGGTCGTTCAACGAGGCCGACACCATCGAACGGGTGCTCGACGCGGTCGAGGCGCAGGCCTACAGAGACTTCGAGGTCGTGCTCGTCGACTCCGGGTCGACCGACGGCACCCTCGACGTGGCGGCCCCGCGGGTGGACACCGTGGTCGAGATCGACCCGCGTGACTTCACCTTCGGCTACTCGTTGAACGTTGGCTGTGACGCCGCCGAGGGTCGGTTCCTCGCGTTCCTTTCCGCACACGCCATCCCGACTGACGAGCACTGGCTCGGACCGATGGTCGAGAACCTCCGCGACGACGACGTTGCGATGACGTACTCGAGACAGCGCGGCGTCGAGTCGACGAAGCTCCCCGAGGAGCGCCACTTCAAGGAGCTGTTCCCCGACGAGCGGAAGGTCCAGACGCCGCCGGACTACTTCGCGAACAACGCCAGCTCCGCCATCGAGAAGTCGCTCTGGGAGCAACACCAGTTCGACGAGTACCTCACCGGGCTGGAGGACATCGAGTGGGCGAAGCACTTCATGGACCGGGGCTACGTCGTCGTCTACGAGCCTGAGGCCTGCATCTACCACATCCACGACGAGAGCTGGGAGCAGGTTTTCACACGATTCGAACGCGAGGCCATCGCGGCCCGCGAGATCGGCGTGCGTTCGCCCGGCGATGCGGTCCACGAGTACGCGAGACTCCCCGTCGACATCGTCGGCGACGTGCTCGCGGCGGTCCGCCGCGGCGAACTCGACGGCGAGACGCTCCGGAACGTCCTCGGCTTCCGCTTCCATCAGCGTCGGGGAGCGGCGACCGGCCTCCGCGCGGAGCCCGAACTGCAGGAGAACCGTTACGAGTTCTTCTACGGCGGCGCGAACGAGCACGTCGTCGTCTCCGAGCCCGGCGTCGCGTCGGTCGAGCGGGAGCCACTCCCCGCGGTCAAGCCGAACGACGTCCTCCTCGCGGTCACCCACGTCGGCGTCAGCGACGACGACCTCGCGCTCTACCACGGTGAATCGCCACCGGTCGAGACGGACACGTACCCCGTCACCCCCGGCAGGGAGTACGTCGGTCGCGTCGTCGATGCCGGCGCGAACGTCGACCGGGTCGCCGAGGGCGAGGTGGTCGTCGGGGAGGCCACGCTCCACTGCGAGACCTGCGAGCACTGCACGAACGGAGACCGTGGCCGCTGTCCGGACCGGCAACGCCTCGGAATCGACGTCGACGGCAGCTACAGCCACTACCTCGTCGTCCCGTCCGACCACGTCCACGCCGTGCCGTCGTCGCTGACCCACCCGACCGCGACGCTGGCCCGGCCGCTCGCGACGGTCCTCGACGGTCTCGAACGGGTCGGCGGGCTGCAGAACGGGCAGTCCAGGGTCGCCGTGCTCGGCGGCGGGCTGCTCGGCAACCTCTCTGCCAGCCTGCTCGCGAGCGAGGGGAGTGACGTGACCGTGTTCGAGGACCGCTCGACCTTCCGTGATGCCCTCCCCTCATCGGTCCACGCCCGGGGCGCGGCGGCCGGCCAGCTCACCGCGTTCGACCTCGTACTGGAGACTGGCGGGTCGACCGCCTCGCTGGATGCGGCGGTCGGCTCCGCCGCGCCCCGGGTCGTCCTGCTCGGTGCACCCTACCCCGACGAGTCGCTGACCGCAGACGGCGGTGCCGCACTCGACCGCGACGTGACCGTGGCGACGGTCGTCGACCCGTCACCCTCACAGTACGATGCGGCGCTCGACCGGCTAACCGAGCTTCGGGCCGACGGGTTGACGGGCCAGGTGCTGCCGTTCGAGGAGTACGAACGGGCCTGGGCGGCGGCGGACCGGGAGCTCCGGACCGTCCTCTCGGTCAACGGGCGCTGA
- a CDS encoding phosphoglycerate dehydrogenase, whose amino-acid sequence MSQHRALISCPLIQDTIHEFDETLASHGIAYDVPDVDQQLSEADLLACIDEYDAVLAGDDELTGRVLRAADRLQVIAKWGVGTDNIDQETAADEGIAVYNTPGTLSDDVADVVLGYTTMLTRRLHDVDDAVRAGEWYCPRGTSLRGATLGIVGVGNIGSAVARRAAAHRMEVLGYDVVPFDDELVADTGISRVDRDELFERADVVSINCPLNSETEQMVDRAALQRLGPDGYLVNTSRGEIVDQSALVAAVRDGTIAGAALDVFEREPLPSDDPLTELDDVLLGSHNAQNTHEAVQRTNERCIENLVNGLAETTTPASTD is encoded by the coding sequence ATGTCCCAACACCGGGCCCTCATCTCCTGTCCGCTCATCCAGGACACCATCCACGAGTTCGACGAGACGCTCGCATCGCACGGCATCGCGTACGACGTGCCGGACGTCGACCAGCAGCTCTCCGAAGCCGACCTGCTCGCGTGCATCGACGAGTACGACGCCGTCCTCGCCGGCGACGACGAACTCACCGGCCGGGTGCTCCGAGCGGCCGACCGGCTGCAGGTCATCGCGAAGTGGGGCGTCGGCACCGACAACATCGACCAGGAGACGGCGGCGGACGAGGGTATCGCGGTGTACAACACGCCCGGCACGCTCTCAGACGATGTCGCCGACGTGGTGCTCGGGTACACCACCATGCTCACCCGTCGGCTCCACGATGTCGACGACGCGGTCAGGGCAGGCGAGTGGTACTGTCCCCGTGGGACGTCGCTCCGCGGCGCGACACTCGGCATCGTCGGCGTCGGGAACATCGGCTCGGCTGTGGCCCGACGCGCCGCCGCCCATCGGATGGAGGTGCTCGGGTACGACGTGGTCCCCTTCGACGACGAACTCGTCGCGGATACCGGCATCTCGCGGGTCGACCGGGACGAACTGTTCGAGCGCGCGGACGTCGTCAGCATCAACTGTCCACTGAACTCGGAGACGGAGCAGATGGTGGACCGCGCGGCGCTCCAGCGGCTCGGTCCGGACGGCTACCTCGTCAACACGTCCCGTGGCGAGATCGTCGACCAGTCGGCGCTCGTCGCCGCCGTCCGTGACGGCACCATCGCCGGTGCCGCACTGGACGTGTTCGAGCGTGAGCCGCTCCCATCGGACGACCCCCTGACCGAACTCGACGACGTGCTCCTGGGCTCGCACAACGCACAGAACACGCACGAGGCGGTCCAGCGGACGAACGAGCGCTGTATCGAGAACCTCGTGAACGGACTCGCCGAGACGACAACACCGGCGTCGACCGACTGA
- a CDS encoding Gfo/Idh/MocA family protein, which produces MRELQTAVVGCGIAGSQIHVPVVEAHPDLGLVAVCDADESRLRSVDVDADVARYRDLDEMLAAESLDSVHVCTPPHTHVAVAEPVLEAGIPVLVEKPAADSVEAVDELARISEETGTTASVVHNKLFTPFVTKARKKVDRGEIGDPVSVTMLFGEPRDLSLSDRGDWVFGLPGGEIGEGIAHQAYLPLAFVDGLGEVSCVTTQNYGGYDDVAFDGVALEALDGSGDRLVTIKVLTGSTSKDQLLVHGRNAELTIDFIRGGLFTDRVANEDNSVGVLDFLRSNAGLGLGATRNVVGKVGGRLAELYDARMNDEPPIPNRSHYEQIDAHQRALREGRAPPVTLEEARDTVRILEALGEAASMEQAPAVSDGGTDGHA; this is translated from the coding sequence ATGAGGGAACTCCAGACCGCCGTCGTCGGCTGTGGCATCGCCGGGAGTCAGATCCACGTCCCCGTGGTCGAGGCGCACCCGGACCTCGGGCTCGTCGCCGTCTGCGACGCAGACGAGTCGCGGCTCCGGTCGGTGGACGTGGACGCCGACGTGGCGCGCTACAGGGACCTCGACGAGATGCTCGCCGCCGAGTCGCTCGACTCGGTCCACGTCTGCACGCCACCCCACACGCACGTCGCCGTCGCCGAACCCGTCCTCGAGGCGGGCATCCCGGTGCTCGTCGAGAAACCCGCAGCCGACTCCGTCGAGGCGGTCGACGAGCTCGCCCGCATCAGCGAGGAGACCGGGACGACCGCCTCAGTCGTCCACAACAAGCTGTTCACGCCGTTCGTCACGAAGGCCCGGAAGAAGGTGGACCGCGGCGAGATTGGCGACCCCGTCTCCGTGACGATGCTGTTCGGTGAGCCACGGGACCTGAGTCTGAGCGACCGCGGCGACTGGGTGTTCGGCCTGCCCGGCGGCGAGATTGGCGAGGGCATCGCCCATCAGGCGTACCTCCCGCTCGCGTTCGTCGACGGGCTGGGCGAGGTCTCGTGCGTGACGACCCAGAACTACGGCGGCTACGACGACGTGGCCTTCGACGGCGTGGCGCTCGAGGCGCTCGACGGCAGCGGTGACCGGCTCGTCACCATCAAGGTGCTCACGGGCTCGACCTCGAAGGACCAGCTGCTCGTCCACGGACGGAACGCCGAGCTCACCATCGACTTCATCCGCGGCGGCCTGTTCACCGACCGCGTCGCGAACGAGGACAACTCGGTCGGCGTCCTCGACTTCCTGCGGTCGAACGCCGGGCTCGGACTCGGCGCCACCCGGAACGTCGTCGGGAAGGTCGGGGGGCGTCTCGCCGAACTGTACGACGCCAGGATGAACGACGAGCCGCCGATTCCGAACCGGAGCCACTACGAGCAGATCGACGCCCACCAGCGCGCGCTCCGGGAGGGTCGGGCGCCACCCGTCACCCTCGAGGAGGCACGGGACACTGTCCGCATCCTGGAGGCGCTCGGGGAGGCCGCCAGTATGGAACAGGCGCCGGCGGTCAGCGACGGAGGGACCGACGGGCACGCCTGA
- a CDS encoding gluconate 2-dehydrogenase subunit 3 family protein, which produces MELTRRDAVVVLALTGAGAGVSGRLVEQLDDDPFAESVAALAGTVYPSAVELDGEFVRTYLAGRLEAERSEYGYVMDAFDTLDEHAMRLYSREFTDIGVGRREDVLRDLGVDAASAERHGSVPERIRYLVDELLFVLYTSPTGGRLVGNENPAGHPGGLESYQQEP; this is translated from the coding sequence ATGGAACTGACCCGTCGAGACGCGGTCGTCGTGCTCGCGCTCACGGGCGCGGGTGCCGGCGTCTCGGGGCGACTGGTCGAACAGCTCGACGACGACCCGTTCGCCGAATCGGTGGCCGCACTCGCGGGGACCGTCTACCCCTCGGCCGTCGAGCTGGACGGCGAGTTCGTCCGGACGTACCTCGCGGGCCGGCTGGAGGCCGAACGCTCCGAGTACGGCTACGTGATGGACGCGTTCGACACGCTCGACGAGCACGCGATGCGTCTCTACAGCCGCGAGTTCACCGACATCGGGGTCGGTCGGCGGGAGGACGTGCTGCGCGACCTCGGCGTCGACGCTGCGAGCGCCGAACGGCACGGTTCGGTCCCCGAGCGGATCCGGTACCTCGTCGACGAGCTCCTGTTCGTCCTGTACACGTCGCCGACGGGCGGCCGCCTCGTGGGCAACGAGAACCCGGCTGGTCATCCGGGCGGGCTCGAATCGTACCAGCAGGAGCCGTGA